The following proteins are co-located in the Bradyrhizobium sp. AZCC 2176 genome:
- a CDS encoding ligase-associated DNA damage response DEXH box helicase encodes MPSPDPLPFTPLETAALLPDRFRRWFAARGWSPREHQLALLAKASDDASALLIAPTGAGKTLAGFLPTLVELSTSTASKGQGAKSLISTGRAVKRTGGLHTLYISPLKALAVDIARNLETPIAEMGLPIKVETRTGDTPVSRRQRQRRYPPDILLTTPEQLALLLSSDDAPFLFSSLKRIVLDELHALVTSKRGDLLSLGLARLWRLAPEMRAIGLSATVAEPESLARFLVPQQGGKEISADIVVAGGAAAPVVEMLDTKERLPWAGHTARHALGEMYELIRRNKTTLIFVNTRSQAEMLFQDFWRMNDDGLAIALHHGSLDVAQRRKVEDAMAAGKLRGVVCTSSLDLGIDWGDIDLVVNVGAPKGASRLMQRIGRANHRLDEPSRAVLIPANRFEVLECRVAIDAIAENAQDTPPLRTGALDVLAQHVLGCACGEPFLSDELYAEVLTSAPYASLTRIDFDDVVDFVATGGYALKTYERFARIKQDKQGRWRVANPKVRQSYRLNVGTIVEEAMLKVKLVRGRGGGAGSTGMIGRGGRMLGEIEEYFIEGLVAGDTFVFGGEIVRYEALVEDQVYVSRANDKDAKVPSYMGGKFPLSTYLAERVRKLLDDRRQWNALPEQVRDWLSLQRDFSRVPGVRELLIETFPRGGKHYMVCYPFEGRLAHQTLGMLLTRRLERARARPLGFVANEYALAIWGLGDISFMVRHGKLDFAALFAPDMLGDDLEAWLAESALMKRTFRNCALISGLIPRRFTGEEKSRRQVLFSTDLVYDVLRKHQADHVLLRAARADAAAGLLDLKRLGDMLSRIQGRITHRELEHVSPLAVPVMLEIGRESVYGEASDELLAEAADELIKEAMG; translated from the coding sequence GTGCCGTCGCCCGATCCCTTGCCCTTCACGCCGCTTGAAACGGCTGCGCTCTTGCCCGACCGCTTCCGCCGTTGGTTCGCGGCGCGCGGCTGGTCGCCGCGCGAGCACCAACTGGCGCTGCTCGCCAAAGCCAGCGATGACGCTTCGGCGCTGCTGATTGCGCCGACCGGTGCCGGCAAGACGCTGGCCGGTTTTCTGCCGACGCTGGTGGAGCTGTCTACTTCCACGGCTTCAAAGGGCCAAGGCGCAAAAAGCCTCATCTCCACCGGCCGCGCCGTGAAGCGCACCGGCGGCCTCCACACTCTCTACATCTCGCCGCTGAAGGCGCTCGCGGTCGACATCGCGCGCAATCTGGAAACGCCGATTGCCGAGATGGGCCTGCCGATCAAGGTTGAGACCCGCACCGGCGATACGCCGGTGTCGCGGCGGCAGCGGCAGCGGCGCTATCCGCCGGATATTCTGCTCACCACGCCTGAGCAACTGGCGCTGCTGCTGTCATCCGACGACGCGCCGTTCCTGTTCTCTTCCCTCAAGCGCATTGTGCTCGACGAATTGCATGCCCTCGTTACCTCCAAACGCGGCGATCTCTTGTCGCTCGGGTTGGCGCGACTCTGGCGGCTGGCGCCCGAAATGCGCGCGATCGGGCTGTCGGCAACGGTGGCCGAGCCGGAATCGCTGGCGCGCTTTCTGGTGCCGCAGCAAGGCGGCAAGGAAATCTCCGCCGATATCGTCGTGGCGGGCGGCGCGGCGGCACCGGTCGTCGAGATGCTCGATACCAAAGAGCGCCTGCCGTGGGCCGGCCATACCGCGCGCCATGCGCTCGGCGAGATGTATGAGCTGATCAGGCGCAACAAGACCACGCTGATCTTCGTCAACACCCGCAGCCAGGCCGAAATGCTGTTCCAGGACTTCTGGCGCATGAACGACGACGGCCTTGCGATCGCGCTGCATCACGGCTCGCTCGACGTTGCCCAACGCCGCAAGGTCGAGGACGCGATGGCGGCCGGAAAGCTGCGCGGCGTGGTCTGTACGTCCTCGCTCGACCTCGGCATCGACTGGGGCGACATCGATCTCGTCGTCAATGTCGGCGCGCCCAAGGGCGCCTCGCGCCTGATGCAGCGAATCGGCCGCGCCAACCACCGGCTCGACGAGCCTTCGCGCGCGGTGTTGATTCCGGCCAATCGCTTCGAAGTGCTGGAATGCCGCGTCGCGATCGATGCGATTGCGGAGAATGCGCAGGACACGCCGCCATTGCGCACCGGCGCGCTCGACGTGCTGGCGCAGCACGTGCTCGGCTGCGCCTGCGGCGAGCCGTTTCTGTCAGACGAGCTCTACGCGGAAGTTCTGACATCGGCGCCATACGCGTCGCTGACCCGAATCGATTTCGACGACGTGGTCGATTTCGTTGCCACCGGCGGCTATGCGCTGAAGACCTACGAGCGTTTCGCCCGCATCAAGCAGGACAAGCAGGGCCGCTGGCGCGTCGCCAATCCAAAGGTGCGGCAGAGTTATCGTCTCAATGTCGGCACCATCGTCGAAGAGGCGATGCTGAAGGTAAAGCTGGTGCGCGGGCGTGGCGGCGGGGCTGGCTCCACCGGCATGATCGGCCGCGGCGGCAGGATGCTGGGCGAGATCGAGGAATACTTTATCGAGGGGCTGGTCGCCGGCGACACTTTTGTGTTCGGCGGCGAGATCGTGCGTTACGAGGCGCTGGTCGAAGACCAGGTTTATGTCTCCCGCGCCAACGACAAAGACGCCAAGGTGCCGTCCTATATGGGCGGCAAGTTTCCGCTGTCGACCTATCTGGCCGAACGCGTGCGGAAACTGCTGGACGACCGGCGGCAATGGAATGCGCTGCCGGAACAGGTGCGCGACTGGCTATCGCTGCAGCGGGATTTTTCCCGCGTGCCCGGCGTGCGCGAGCTTCTGATCGAAACGTTCCCACGCGGCGGCAAGCATTACATGGTGTGCTATCCGTTCGAGGGCCGTCTTGCGCACCAGACGCTCGGTATGCTGCTGACGCGCCGGCTGGAGCGCGCCCGCGCCCGGCCGCTCGGCTTCGTCGCCAACGAATATGCGCTGGCGATCTGGGGGCTTGGCGACATCTCCTTCATGGTTCGCCACGGCAAGCTCGATTTCGCTGCGCTGTTCGCGCCCGACATGCTTGGCGACGATCTCGAGGCGTGGCTGGCGGAATCCGCGCTGATGAAGCGGACCTTCCGCAATTGCGCGCTGATCTCGGGCCTGATCCCGCGCCGCTTCACCGGCGAGGAGAAAAGCCGCCGCCAGGTACTGTTCTCGACCGACCTCGTCTATGATGTCTTGCGCAAGCATCAGGCCGACCACGTGCTGCTCCGCGCCGCGCGCGCGGACGCCGCCGCCGGCCTGCTCGATCTCAAGCGTCTGGGTGATATGCTCTCGCGCATTCAGGGGCGAATCACCCATCGGGAACTCGAACATGTTTCGCCGCTCGCCGTTCCCGTGATGCTGGAAATCGGTCGCGAGTCAGTTTATGGCGAAGCATCGGATGAGTTGCTGGCGGAAGCCGCCGATGAACTCATCAAAGAGGCGATGGGGTAG
- a CDS encoding ABC transporter substrate-binding protein, translating to MKNKQTRREFGATALATVLASATPAPFVWAAEKKYDPGASDTEIKLGQTVPHSGPGSLYGVLGRVGEAYFQMLNEKGGINGRKVKFLTLDDAYSAPKCVEATRRLVEQEEVLALYGSLGTAPQTAVHKYLNAKGVPQLLLNTGASKWNDPKNFKWTMAGLPLYPTEARILARHVVSVKPDAKIGILYQNDDFGRDFLAPFKKVLADAGGAAKVILEQTYDLTDPTIDSQLINLSKSGADVFYNISTGKASSQSIRKVAELGWKPLHLLSAGSTGRSILAAAGLENATGIVAIRYAKEVGVPRFEKDPDVMAFEELRKKYLPNVDPDNTIAFAGYGQVASMAEILRRCGDELTRANVLKQATTLAGFHSPYFLDGVNFSYTPEDYTPMKTLYISIFNGKDWDISDKPVTE from the coding sequence CGCGACGCCTGCCCCCTTTGTCTGGGCGGCGGAGAAGAAATACGACCCCGGCGCCAGCGACACCGAAATCAAGCTTGGACAGACCGTGCCACATTCCGGCCCCGGCTCGCTCTACGGCGTGCTGGGGCGCGTTGGCGAGGCCTACTTCCAGATGCTGAACGAAAAGGGCGGCATCAACGGACGCAAGGTGAAGTTCCTCACCCTGGACGACGCCTACAGCGCGCCGAAATGCGTCGAGGCGACGCGGCGGCTGGTCGAGCAGGAAGAGGTGCTGGCGTTGTACGGCTCGCTCGGCACCGCGCCGCAGACCGCCGTGCATAAATATCTCAACGCGAAGGGCGTGCCGCAGCTCCTGCTCAATACCGGCGCGTCGAAATGGAACGATCCGAAGAACTTCAAATGGACCATGGCGGGCCTGCCGCTTTATCCGACCGAAGCGCGCATTCTCGCCCGGCATGTCGTGAGCGTGAAGCCGGACGCCAAGATCGGCATCCTCTACCAGAACGACGATTTCGGCCGCGACTTTCTCGCGCCCTTCAAGAAGGTGCTGGCGGATGCCGGCGGCGCTGCCAAGGTGATCCTGGAGCAGACCTACGATCTCACCGATCCGACGATCGACTCGCAGCTCATCAATCTCTCGAAATCCGGCGCCGATGTTTTCTACAATATCTCGACCGGCAAGGCATCGTCACAGTCGATCCGGAAGGTCGCCGAACTCGGCTGGAAGCCGCTGCATCTGTTGTCGGCGGGCTCGACCGGCCGCTCGATTCTCGCGGCTGCCGGCCTCGAGAATGCCACCGGCATCGTCGCCATCCGCTACGCCAAGGAAGTCGGCGTGCCGCGCTTCGAGAAGGACCCCGACGTGATGGCGTTCGAGGAGTTGCGCAAGAAATACCTGCCCAATGTCGATCCCGATAATACCATCGCCTTTGCCGGCTATGGCCAGGTCGCGAGCATGGCGGAAATCCTGCGCCGTTGCGGCGACGAGCTCACCCGCGCCAACGTGCTGAAGCAGGCGACGACGCTGGCGGGATTCCACTCGCCCTATTTCCTCGACGGCGTCAATTTCAGCTACACACCCGAGGACTACACGCCGATGAAAACGCTCTACATCTCGATCTTCAACGGCAAGGATTGGGATATTTCCGACAAGCCGGTGACGGAGTAG